CCTGTGAAATAAGTGTCCCGAATGTTGTGTATGCATTCGGTTGAGTAATAAGTTTTTCGGGCAAAACTCTGTGAAACATCAACACTTTAGCCATTGTCGAGTTGCTTTAAGATTTCATCAATGCTGTTTACAGGAATAAGCAAACCACTTTGTCGGTCATCCAAATTCCTGCCCGCAAGTTCTTTTGCCCAACCGTCAAACATCGTAACACACAAAACCCTTTTTTTCAGTTGCCAAGCAAAAGCTATTTCAGAAAGCGTCCCTGCTCCACCACCTGCTGCGATAATGATGTCGGCTGTCCGCACGATGATAATGTTTCTTGCAATGCCTGTTCCTGTCGGTATGGCAATGTCAACATATGGGTTAGCTGTGTCAGCTTTCTCTTCTGGTAAAATTCCAACTGTTTGCCCATTGAAAGTATCTTCCGACAACTTAACTCCTTTGCAAACAGCTTCCATAAAGCCTCCAAGTCCACCACAAACAAAAGTTCTGTCTTTTGAGGCGATTTGTTGTCCAAGTTGCACACCAAAGTCATAAAGTGATTTGCTGCAAATTTTATTATTAGGTCCTATTATTCCGATTTTCTTCATTGTCAATTTAATTACTGAAATTATTCATAATCTTTTATATCAGTTTTTTTGAAAAAAATGACACTTAATATTGCCAAATATCAACCCCCAACCACTAAGTATTGTACAGCAAAAAAGCATTCAATTAAATTTATTTTTCTACCTGTAGTTTCGATAATAATATTCGTTTTTAGATTGTTGAATTTTTAGATTTTTATTCCTATAACCCTCTTTAAGCGCCAACCCAAATTTTTATTAGCAATTTGACTACACACTGCTAATTCAACATTTAGGTATACCTTTAAACAATTATACAATTAATTTATAAATCATCAAAAAGACTTTTGACGTTTTGGGGTAAATATGCAGAAAACGCTTTATTTAAGGTGAAAAGACCCTCTTATTTACCTTGTATTCAAGAAGATGGAAGAAATTCAACTTCTTACAATTTCACTCATCAAATAAAAACAGATAAATGTTTTGAATATAAGGAATTGATTGTTGATATAAATTCAAAAATTACGAAATGCAATTCTAAATATTAAAATGTAGAAAAGTTAATTGAGTCCGAAAAATCTAGCAATCCTATAATCCTAAGAATCATGGTTTAGACAGTGTGCGACTTATTTATAGTGCTTTCGTACATTCGTTCAGGCAGATAGCCTTGCTGCAAATGCGCCCTATTTGCGAGAAAAATAAACAAATTTTCTCCCCCCCCAAAAAACTATCCGGCTTATCTTGCTAAGCTATAACTTTCAATTTGTAATTGATTTAAAGATTCTATTGAGAGGGTATATTTTTCATCAGTTACTGTTAATGTTCCTTTATTTTCCTTTTTATTGACCGTGACGAAAATATTATATGTTCCGTTAACTAAAACACCTAAATCAATTTTAGCAGTAGCAGGACCTAAAGCATCTAAACAGACATTTGGGGTAAGTATGTTTGTAAGGTTAATCTTGATCTTTGAATTCGTTTGTTCAATTTTATACTTAATTTGATAGTTAGCACAGTTGAATATTTCTTCTGTCTCAAAATGTAGTTCAAGCCTTTTTTCAGGTATAATTACATTTTTCCACATATTCAAAATTACATCCGAATTGATTTTTTCGGTGGTCTGTTGTTTATTACAGCTGAAGAATGTAAGAAAAATAATGATAAACAATACATTTTTCATTGAACTCTTAATTTAAGTACTTCATTAATTTTTATAGCATTTGCTTATCAAATATAGATAACTTAGTTAA
This portion of the Chitinophagaceae bacterium genome encodes:
- a CDS encoding TIGR00725 family protein, which gives rise to MKKIGIIGPNNKICSKSLYDFGVQLGQQIASKDRTFVCGGLGGFMEAVCKGVKLSEDTFNGQTVGILPEEKADTANPYVDIAIPTGTGIARNIIIVRTADIIIAAGGGAGTLSEIAFAWQLKKRVLCVTMFDGWAKELAGRNLDDRQSGLLIPVNSIDEILKQLDNG